The DNA segment AATGAAACCAGTGCAATAATTTATCAAGTTAACtggtaactataattatatatcggTACCTTAGCAATAACCTCCAGCAATGAATGACACAGTGACGTGTCCAGGGTGGATCGAGCAGCCAACTGACTGACCACCATGTAAGTTCCAGCTCTGTAGTCTGCATTCAATGATTTCAGACCCTTCACCAGATAGGGGAGCAGACGGGACAACAACTCTTCAGTGATGGTACCCGTGTCCTCCATCACTGCTAACACTGTGGATGTATACAGGCCCAGCAGGGGGTGGTTTGTGGTAGAACTTGAGGTACGAAGCGTCTTGAGTGATTTATTTACCATTTCACAGAGGAACACTAGAAACGAGGGGACTGAGATGCAGTGCTGTTTTATAGTGAGCTTTGATAGGGGAGAGCCAGCCTTCTGTGATGGACGCAACCAATGCCAGGGGGAGGTGGGGTCCTTGATTGGGAGCAGCTGGAGAACTCGAGCGAATAGATTTGTCTCGTGATAAGGGAGGATGCATTCCATGAGAGAATCGACATTGAATGAATTAATTCGGAACGAACGAATAAGCCACTCGAGACATTTCTGAGCAGGCTTGAGCAGAAAGTATGGGGAAAGTTTCTGGAGAAACGTCGCTATTATATTGTCGATTTCTTCTAGAATTTCTTTCGTCTGCACTGTACGCTCAAAGTCCTTGCAGCTGTCTTGGAAAAGAGTGGACTCAAACTGTTCAAAGCTTTGATCAATACTGATGAGTTCTTCTAGTCCATTGATACCCAGGGAGTGAATGGAGTCGATGTCGATATCCGCGGCGACATCTCGGTCGAACAGCAGAGAGGGACGCTTCTTGGAGATCACCTGACGGAGGGATGGCTGACCAGGAATGGCAAGCTTTTGTAACTGTTTAGCCAATGAAGACATTGTAGTAGATATATAGCCAGAATTGGTATTATATCTTGGAAATTCAGCTTTTTCGACCACGTGGAGTGCTCAGTGCAACGCCGCTCATGTGTGGTTATAGCATTGatttttcgcttttataacagttaggTAGTTAATCaacctggtctcgaggctagttgaAGCTAGGCTAAAGTTCGCGCGCTCTCTTGCGCGGCTTACAAAAAATGCGTTCTGACAGGCTACATTCGATATTCATACATTGTAaacactctataattatacacacacacacacacacaacaattaGTAAGTTTATAGTTTTTTTCTCACACTGATTCTTCGAGCAGTGTCTCTCTGAGCTTAGAAAACCGCATCAAGCGATATGTTCGACTTGTGTGTTGCCTCAATTCAACTGCATTAACTTGAGAAATCTCCAAGTCATTTTCCAAAGTCTCTGAAATATTGACTTGCTTGTTTGGTTTTTTGAATCTCTTCTTTAGTAGTTCCAAATTCTTATCAATACACACCTTGTAGAGTCTTTTATATATTAGCATACAAATGACTAGCACAAATATCAGAAATGCTGATCCAGTTGACAAGTTATGCAACACAAAAAAAGAGTAGTAATCCCACATTTCCAACTTTGCCACTTTTACATGATAGACACCGACATAATATAGAAGTAAATTGACAATGAATGACACTTCCAGTAAATCCAACCATCGGCTATTGTAGATTCCACCCGACACACTTATAATGCTCAGTAGTAGAGTGCATACTGTGCATATAGCCAAAAGACTGAAATGAAAGCCCTCATCTAAAGCAAATGTGAGCATGAGCACCCATCTGAGCATGTTACAGAGGCTGACCCAATATCGACTCTCAGGCTTGAAAGCAGTATGGTAGGTATTAACGGAGGCTGTGATATAGTACCGACTGAATAACTTTGAGATGGTCTCACTTTTGTAAAGCCACTGAGAGAGAAAGGTCACAGTTGTACCCAATATCATAATCAAGCCAAGAATAACTGCTATAATCACCAAGACAGTATGACCACCTGTTCCAAATGGTACAGTCCCGTCTCGTAACCATACAGTGCTAGTATTGTTAGATGGATACTCCAAGTGAGCAGGGGTTACGATATCGATAATATTTCGAATAAACTTGCTGTACGAGAACAATATGACAGTCTCGAACACTGCTACAGGATCATGTATTTTAGCAAAGAATTTCGAAGCCTTGATTGAGTAATGACAAATGATACTAATGACCAGGACAATAGCACACAAGTATAGAGGGAACACAAACTGCCAGGAGATGTATTGAAGTTGATTTAGGCCATCGTAGAAACAAATATTCATCCCAAAATCCAAATTAACCCAGCCGATAAATATGTCAAGGAACTTGATGATGTCGTCTTCATTGTGAACTCCAAACCGAGTGTTTTTAGCACTTAGTATGTTAGCATAGAATAAAATTCCGTGTACTGTGCCACTTGAGACTGTGAACTGAACAAGAGAAAGGAAAGCAATAAAGAGAATACCCAGAACAAACATTGCGATTATGACAACAAATGCATAGTTGTCGCTACAGTCAGCACATTTCATAGAGTGCAATTTTAGACTTGTATTGCCTTTGCATGCTCCACAAAGTAGACCTCCATGATTTTCCCTACATTGTGCATCTGGATTTTTCAAGCTTACAGCCACTGTTTCAATCCCATCTGGATTTTGACAGTAGTCAGGTGGACAGTAAGGATAGAGAATCAGACCTAGATAGGTGGAGTTCGGATTAGACGAGTTTTGATAGTGGGCTCCAATCCAGGGATTTTTTAGGGGAGACTTGTTTATTTTACCAGTGTCAACGTCGCAGGAAGTGGTGTAGGTCAAAAGTCTATTGTCGCATTTGCAAGGATTACTTGCTGGTTCGAATCCATTGTCGCAATCTGCAAATGTGAGATTTAATGATAGGCAATAAATATCATCGGTAGATCTGCAGTAACCATTTGCAGTGATTGCTATTTCCTCAAACGGATGAGGTGAGAATACCTGAAAAGTTACCTCAGAACAATTATCAGTAACCATTTGAGACAACATAGAAATGTAATGACTTGTGATGATACTGGGATCATCTAAAAGGCCCCTAACCTCACGTTTGGCCGTTCCACTACTAATGTTCCCATCAAAAGCAAAAGCAGCCATCATAAGTTTAACCTTTTCTCCTCTTTTATGTGTTCTACTGATTTTTCTTTTGCTATAGTTACGCATCTCATTTTCGCAAAAGTACAGTCGATAAAACTCTGAGTCTAGCAATGGAACTGTGTTGTTGGGGGCAGTCAtatttatatatgtatagTTGTATAATTGGACATTTTCAAGTACATCAGCTTGCACATCACTGTAAAGCAAACTCCCGGTACCATTATTACGAACAAAGTTTCCTGAAAATGTTATCTGATTGCTTGCTTCATCGACGAATTGAAGAAAACAAGGTAGCTGTAATGAAAATGTATTGTAGCCACAAAATAAGTTGAATTTGGATATGTACATTACACCGCCATGTTTCTCAGCAAAATTCCGAACAAAAGAGACATGTGCGTATGGTAGTAAAGTTATGAAAGAATCATCTTGAAGATAGCACACTCCACCGAGTCTAGCTGAATTTCCCTCAAAAGTTCCATTGCCTCTGACAATAATACTACTACTTGCTTGAGCAAATATAACTCCTCCATCTGCGTATGGTCTGGTGTTTCCTTTGAACGTAAAGTTGGCGTAAAGGAGCAGTTGACACTGATCTAAGTGGATAGCACTGTATGTTGAGGTTCCATCAGCATTGTTATTTGAGACATCCAAATTGTCCACAAATTTTAATCTCGAGGAGCGTGCACTAATCACACGAGAATTGCCATCAAATCTGTTTTCCTCAGAAAAAAACATGTCGCTAGCAATAGCTTCTAAGACAAAGCTGTTCTTGTTTCTGATAAACTCAGAATTTTTTATATAGAAAATACTAGTGTGCAATTTAAATACAGCATTGAGATCTGTCATCAATGTGCCACAGTTTTCAGCTTCCAAATTGAAAAGGGTTCTTCTCACACAATCTGTTAGTTGAGATGGCAGATTTGTTGGTTGAGATGGCAGATTTGTCGGTGGACTGTTATTTTGGCACAAAACGTGTTCACTCATCCGGACAATTGAGTTGATAGCGTTACAGGAAGACACACCAGCAGTATTGCTATTGAATTCGATGTGCTCAGTGACATTCAAAATACTACAGGAGATGTGTATACCGGCCACAGTTTTAAATTCCATGATATTATTTGAGGTGGCAGTGTTCAAAGAAAAATTACTCGACCCGGCAATTATTGCTTTTGAGTTAAACAAAGACAACACTCCATAAATACCCACGCTATTCTGTTTAAAGTCACTGATTCCAATAATTTGAAATGACTCCGCTTCATTGATTCTTATGATAGCCGTAGGGCTAGTATTGTTGAATACCATAAAATATCCGTCTATAGAAATATTACACCTCCCTGCCAGTAAGACAGCTGACATTGTTCGTTCATATGAGGGTGTAAGGCAAATCGGAGTTACATTGTTTGGAGGAGAAACATTTCCCAAGAGATTGTCTGAAAAAGTGGTGGTCTCTGTGAAATTCACTTGAGAATTTTGAAGCAACATAATTACTGAGTTGTTCATGTGCGAAATCTCGTTGTTTGTCACTAACAAGTTTGAAAATTCAATGTCCGTGCTATCTCTTATGTTCACTGCAGTGGATGTACTGCTCATGATAACAATGTCACTGAATGTTCCATACTGCACATGACTGACTAGCAGCCCAGGATTAACTGAATTGCCACAAGAAACAAACGAAAGGCCTTCAATTCTCAATCCATAAATATTCTCAAATGTAAGTCCAAATTGATAGCCACAGTCTATCGTTACATTCTCACCACTAAACGAGATGTTATCAAGGCCGAAAATATAGAAATTTGTCTCCAAAATGTGGTTCCCTGGTAGTAAAATGAACTTggtgtgagaggtgtggttCTGCTTTGCACAGTCTGTCAGGGAGACACAAGTTGAACCGTTGGTAGCATTGTGATCTGGTGCAACACGAATCTCCTCAGCAAAACAAGAGTAGCTAGCAATCACAATAAAACAGAGTATTCCAATTCTTAGCTTCATTGCTTGCAAAAGTTGAACAGTGTAATACTTTACGACAATGTGAGGTAAACTTAAAGATACATCATCTGATAACAAGCAGTCTACTATAAATGACACTGCCTATTGTGTGAGCATACTATATGGTTTACATGACTCTCCCTAACAGGAACCATTGCATTGTATTGTTACAATACTGCTGCCAGCTGTGTCCATGTGTATTGTCACAATGGTCTTATACAGGTAACTGAAAAGCGCACAACATTGGGCCTGGTTGTGCGCGCGGACACTAGAAGGCAATGGTCATCTCCTGTGCTAGCCTTTATCtaaggccgagttttcgcttttataacggttaggttataaaagcgaaactCGGTCCGGGATCACGTGAGTGCTCAGTACAACGCCGCCCATATGTGTTTCGTTATCAGCCTCGGCCTGGAATAGGGCGCCGCCATTGTAGTCTTAAGAATTAGCTGCCCTCTTTGGAGACTACAATGACGCTGATAAGCTTTTCTCAGAGCTGGTACATTCCTATCAAcaccataaattatataattattacatacacTTCAAAACtgtaaacctttgtaaaaaaACTGTTTAATTGGTTCATAGTTCTCACACTGACTCTTCGAGCAATGTCTCTCTGAGTTTGGAAAACCGCATCAGATGATATGTTTGACTCGTGGGTTGCCTCAATTCAACAGAATTAGCACAAGAAATCCCAGAGTCACTTTTCAAACTTTCTGAAACATCGATTTGCTTGTTTGGTTTTTTTAATCGTTTTAGAAATTCCCAATTACACGCCTTTTGGAGTCTTTGATATAATAGTACACAAACGACTAACACAAATATCAAAAAAGCTGATCCAACTGACAAGAAAGTCAGTACAACAGATCTAGACGGACCACCAACTGTTGCTCTTGCATGATAAGTACCGACAGAATATAGAAGCAAATTGACAATGAATGACACTTCCAGTAAATCCAACCATCGGCTATTGTAGATTCCGCCTGACACACCT comes from the Halichondria panicea chromosome 4, odHalPani1.1, whole genome shotgun sequence genome and includes:
- the LOC135334964 gene encoding uncharacterized protein LOC135334964, with protein sequence MKLRIGILCFIVIASYSCFAEEIRVAPDHNATNGSTCVSLTDCAKQNHTSHTKFILLPGNHILETNFYIFGLDNISFSGENVTIDCGYQFGLTFENIYGLRIEGLSFVSCGNSVNPGLLVSHVQYGTFSDIVIMSSTSTAVNIRDSTDIEFSNLLVTNNEISHMNNSVIMLLQNSQVNFTETTTFSDNLLGNVSPPNNVTPICLTPSYERTMSAVLLAGRCNISIDGYFMVFNNTSPTAIIRINEAESFQIIGISDFKQNSVGIYGVLSLFNSKAIIAGSSNFSLNTATSNNIMEFKTVAGIHISCSILNVTEHIEFNSNTAGVSSCNAINSIVRMSEHVLCQNNSPPTNLPSQPTNLPSQLTDCVRRTLFNLEAENCGTLMTDLNAVFKLHTSIFYIKNSEFIRNKNSFVLEAIASDMFFSEENRFDGNSRVISARSSRLKFVDNLDVSNNNADGTSTYSAIHLDQCQLLLYANFTFKGNTRPYADGGVIFAQASSSIIVRGNGTFEGNSARLGGVCYLQDDSFITLLPYAHVSFVRNFAEKHGGVMYISKFNLFCGYNTFSLQLPCFLQFVDEASNQITFSGNFVRNNGTGSLLYSDVQADVLENVQLYNYTYINMTAPNNTVPLLDSEFYRLYFCENEMRNYSKRKISRTHKRGEKVKLMMAAFAFDGNISSGTAKREVRGLLDDPSIITSHYISMLSQMVTDNCSEVTFQVFSPHPFEEIAITANGYCRSTDDIYCLSLNLTFADCDNGFEPASNPCKCDNRLLTYTTSCDVDTGKINKSPLKNPWIGAHYQNSSNPNSTYLGLILYPYCPPDYCQNPDGIETVAVSLKNPDAQCRENHGGLLCGACKGNTSLKLHSMKCADCSDNYAFVVIIAMFVLGILFIAFLSLVQFTVSSGTVHGILFYANILSAKNTRFGVHNEDDIIKFLDIFIGWVNLDFGMNICFYDGLNQLQYISWQFVFPLYLCAIVLVISIICHYSIKASKFFAKIHDPVAVFETVILFSYSKFIRNIIDIVTPAHLEYPSNNTSTVWLRDGTVPFGTGGHTVLVIIAVILGLIMILGTTVTFLSQWLYKSETISKLFSRYYITASVNTYHTAFKPESRYWVSLCNMLRWVLMLTFALDEGFHFSLLAICTVCTLLLSIISVSGGIYNSRWLDLLEVSFIVNLLLYYVGVYHVKVAKLEMWDYYSFFVLHNLSTGSAFLIFVLVICMLIYKRLYKVCIDKNLELLKKRFKKPNKQVNISETLENDLEISQVNAVELRQHTSRTYRLMRFSKLRETLLEESV